The nucleotide window AACTAAATTAGAAGGAGAAAAGTTAGCTTTTAATTTTTTTAAAGAAAAAGGTTTTCCAGTTTCAGTTATAAGACCATGTGCAATTTATGGACCAGGAGATATGAGGTTACTCAAGATGTTTAAAGCAATAGCTAAAAAAAGATTTATAATGTTAGGTTCTGGTGAAACTTTATATCATATGGTTTATGTTACTGATTTGGCAGAAGGTTTTAGATTGGCTGCAGATAAAGAAGAAGCTATAGGTAAGGCATTTTTAATTGGTGGGGAAGAGTATGTAAGTTTAAACAAACTTGTAGAAATGATTGCTAAAGAGGTAGGCGTTAGTGCACCAAAAATTCATTTTCCAGTATGGCCAGTTGAATTACTAGGAACAATTGTGGAAAAAGTATGTATTCCGTTAAAGATAGAACCCCCAATTTATAAAAGAAGAGTTCTATTTTTTACAAAAGATAGAGCCTTTGATATATCAAAGGCTAAAAACATTTTAGGATATAGACCAAAAGTGGATTTAAAAACTGGAATTAAACAAACAGTTAAATGGTATCAAGATAATGGTTATTTATAAGAAATCTTATTATTTTTTACTAATTTGTGAATAAATCTCTTTAAATATATTAAAATTAGCCCTAACCTCATAACTAAAAATTTAATTATTAATCTTTGAAAAAACCTACTTTTTCTAAATATAAAAGTAAGCGAATAAAATCTTTCATTTAGTATATCTTTGGTAGTAAAATTTGGTATTTTTATATAATAATTTGGAACTATTTTACCTCTTTTTTTAGCTCTTTCAATCCTTATTAAATTAGTCTTCTTTTTTGTATAAACAACTGCTTTATTAGATTTAATAAACTCTGTTTTTGGAATTTGATTTAATATTAATTTATCTTTACTTTTTATCTGTGAAAGAATTTCTTTACCTTTATCAGTTCTTTCAATAACAAGAGACCATCCACCACTATATTTGTAATTTCCTTTTTCATCTTTTATCCATGGATCACCAACAGATATATCTGCAAATTCACTTGATACATCTATGCAGTATAAACATCGAGCACAGGGATATAGATGAGCAAGGAATACATAAGCTCCTTCTTTATGTGAAAGATGATGTAATTCTTTCTGACTTCCATTTTTTAATGTAACTTCTGTTTTCCCAGGCCACTCTCCTTTTCTAAATTCTATCTTCTTCACATCATTTTCTTTTATCTTTGATGCCCATAACATATCCTTTGTGGCTACTTCTGTAATATTCGTTGAACATAGTAGTCCTATTATTAAATAAATATTATCTTTTAAATTTCTTTTTAAAGAAATAGCCTTTTTTAAACCATGAATGTGGCAGGGGAGACCAACATACGCAACTTTCTCATCAGAATTTTCTATTTCTTTTAAAAGAGAATTAACAGGTGAAACAGAATATTTTGATTGTGCACTTTCTAATATTTCTTTACTCGTCTTGGCAAGGATTGGTTTCGCTTTCCAGGGTTTTTCGGGATCAGAGATAGTAACAATAGCACCCTGAATTATATTTTCATTTAGAAGAAAATCTAATATTTGGGTTACAACACCACCTGAGGTTGCTTTTATTAATATATTTTCATTAATAGTCCTACCGACATATAGCTTCGTAAAAAAACCATTAGCATAAAAGTCATAATCCATTTCACCAAATGTCTGTTTAGCAATTTCTGGAAAATTTACTTCTATTCCTGGACACACTTTTAAACATAAACCACAATCATTACAGATTTCATAATCAGGAAAATATGGATAATAATATTCACTCAGAATAATTACATCCTTTGGACAAATTCCAACACAAGTTCCACATCTTAAGCAAAGCCCCTCTTTTACAATAGTTTCTATTTCTCTAATAGATTTTTTATCTATAGCTTTACTCATCTTTTCCATTTTTATTTTTAAATTTGAAAATTTAAAAAATAATAAAAAATTAGTTATAGGTTAAAATGCCAATTTTTAAAGAGAATCTAATATTTTTTAATTTTTATAAAGTAAATCAATAACCATCTTTGGTGTTTCTTTTGCTTTCTTCTTAAGTTCCTCTATTTGTTTTGAAAGATGTTTTTTTATTTTTTCTCTTTCATACCATGATTTTTTAGTAATATTGAAAAGATTCTCAACATTAAAATTTGAGAATTCGAGCCTTTGTTCTTCTAAGTTAAGTTCTCTTAAATAATTTCTGACTTTATCTTGATAAACCAAACCCAAAATAGGTGTATGCATAGCACTTGCTAAAATAAGTGAATGAAGTCTCATGCCAATAAAAAGCTCAATTTCTCCGAGAAGTCCCATTATCTCCTGACTGGAATATCTCTTATTAGTTATTAAATTAACTCTTTCTTTATTTCTAATAAGATTTATAACTCTTGAGATAATTGGGATATCCATATGTTGAGTTGCAAAAAATATTACATTAACATTTAAATCCTCTATGACTTTATCTAAAACTGATGCAATATCTCTTAAAAAACTTTCAATATTAATAGGTTCTCTTCCAGTTTCAACCCAAGTATCAACATAAGCATTTATATTAAATCCGAGAAATGGTCTATCTCTCCTAATTTTTTCTAATGACAATATTTTTTTAGTACGACCTTTTGTACAAGGAGTATTATTTAATGCAGCATCTGCAGTTAGAAATATCTTAGATTCTGGTATTTTTAAACTCTTTAGAATCTGAATAGATTGGCTGTCTCTGACAGTTATTAAGTCTGTCATTTCAGATATCTTTTTTAACATTTTCTTACCAATAGTAGTAGTAATTGGTCCCACTCCTACATTGTAATAAACAATTTTTTTCCCCTTTCTTTTAGCAAATGGAATAAGAAAATATAAAGTTGAGAGAAAATTAAATAGTGGGTTATAAAGAGCTCTATCAAAAAGTATCGCATCAAAAATAATTATCATGTCAGTTCTTGCAACAGAAAGAAAAGTGGGAAACCCAAGCATCTTTATACTAAAATGCCAGGGGAGCATGGAAATCGGTTTAGCATTATATTTACTAAAGCTTTTCGTAATAAATGATGGATTAATAGTAGGTATTTCAAATCTTAAATCTGGATCAAGTTCCTTTAAATCTGACATTATTGAGTTCAGGAGTGCAGCGTCTCCAGCATTTCTTCCAGAGGAAGAACCGAGAAGTGTTATGCTTTTTGTCTTTTTATCTAAATTTGAATTTTCTTTCATAAATTTTAATTATTCTTAAAACTATAAATTTTGTAATCTTCTATTTTCTATTTCTTATTAATTTGGCTGGTGTTCCTCCATAAATAGTGTATTCTGGTACATCTTCTGTTACTACTGAACCAGCAGCTATAATTGAATCTCTCCCAATTTTTGTTCCATCTAAAATAGTTGATCCAGCTCCTATCCATGAATTATCTCCAATTTTAACTCCACCTCTTAAATCAAATCCTTGTTGAGCAATTGGAATATCAGTTCTTTCAAATTTATAGTTTCCACCCCCAATATAATTCTTAGCTGCAATTAAGACATTTTGTCCTATTTCTATCCTTTGAAAAGTGGCAATTCTGCAATGACTTCCAATTATTGTATTTTTTCCAATCCCAATTTGGCCATTTCTTGCAGAAATTATGGAGAAATTAGAGATAAAACAATTATCATCAATTCTTATTTTTGAGTCTTCTTTACCTTGAGCATCTAAAATAATATGATCACTTACAATCACATTTTTTCCTATTTCAATTTTATGGGGATGTCTTAAAATTAGATTCTTACCAAAAATTGTACCTTTTCCAACTCTTTTGAAAAGTGTCGGATAAAAGGTTTTTCTTAAAAAAAGTCCTAATGCACTTGGAATTTGGTCAAATAAAGTAGTGATAATTTCATATTTAATTAGATAAAAAAGATCTTCATTTCCAATAAATAAATCCTTGTATTTTTTAAGATTGTTCATATAATACTCCTGACCTCATTATTATTAAATAATGTCTATAAACTTATAATCTTTTGGTTATTCAAATTCTATCACTTATCATAAAAAATAGACCACTTACATGATTATTTTTTATTTTTGTTTATAAAATTTTTTTCCTTATCACTTCTTATAAAAAAATAGATTATACCACCAATTAACCCTAATAATATTACTTTTGCTCTTAATAATAACGCTACTAATGCTGAAATAGAACTCAAAACCCCCACTAAAGAGAACAAATATACAATTGCATTTTCAAATAAACCCAATCCTGCAGATGTTATAGGAGCAGACAGTACAATTAATAGAATTATTGGAACTATTATAAAAACATCTAAAAAATTTGGTTTATAGTTGAAGGTTAAAAATGAGAAATAAACATTAAGTATAGCTAAAAGGTTATATATAATTGAGTAAATAAAGGAGTAAAAAAGTGCTCTTTTTTCATATTTATATTTATTTATTGCAGTTGTCCATTCATCAAGCTTTGTAAATATTTTTTTAAAGAGATTGATTTTTATAATATTCTTAATAAAATTTAATATTTTTGGATTAAAAATCATCCATATAAAAATAATTAAAGCTGTAATTATACAAATAATAATTAAAAGGACTGTTGGATTTTTTAAAAAAAGCTGAAATTTTAGAAATATTGAGAAGATTGCAAACATTATTAAAGCAATTATTCCCATAATTCTTTCCATAAATACTGCTGCAAAAGAATCTGGTGTATTTTTTGTTTGCTTTGCAGTTTCATAGATTCTAATAAAATCTCCTCCTAAAAAACCAATAGGTATTATATTATTGAAAAAATATCCTACCAAATATAACCCTGTCAATCTGGAAAGTGAAATATTTAGATTCTTGCTTTTCAGTAATATCTGCCATTTAAGACAGCTAACTAAAATCAGTGGAAAAGTTATAAAAATTACTATTAAAAGATAGAAGTAGTTAATATCTTTAAAAGAATCTATTATTGTTGGCCATTCAGGTGCAATAATAGATACAATAAAATATGTCAAAAGTATCAAACTAACTACTAACTTAAGTGAGTTAATTATTCTTTTTCTGTTTATCTTGTTTTTATCAATCATTTTTATATTTTATAAGCTGTCATTTGTTTGTGTTTGAAAAAATAATTTAGATTAGACACTTTTAGATGTATATATTATAATCTAAACTCTTATATTTTCTAAAATTTTGTATCTTTAATAAAATTTCAAAATTTTTTGTAAAATTGAAATTTAAAAAGGGAACTGTTAATCTATATCAAGAGTCTAATAATAGAATAATTGAAATATTTCGGAGGTTTTATTAAAAATTCCGCAAAAAATATTAAAAAATGCTTATTTAAGCGATGGAAGATATAAAAGAAGAGAATAAAAACAAAGTAAATATAAAAAAAGAAGTTAAAAATAAAATAAATTTTAAAAAAATATTATTTAGATTTATTGAGCTCGTTTTAGCATTTCTGATACTAATAATTCTTTTCAAATTTGCTGGTGTTACATTTCAAGACATAATTAATTCTTTTTCAAATATTTATCTCAAAAGTCTTTTAATTTCTTTTTCAATATCTGCTTTAAGTGTCTTTGTAAGAGCTATTCGTTGGAAATTGTTAATTGGACCTCAAAGTCCCATTATTTCTAATTTATTTCTTTTTACTTGGGCTCGAGCTTTTCTTGAGGAGACTGTTCCAGCAAGGTTGGGAGCACTATCTCACATTTATTTCTTAAACAGGAGATTTAGATTTCCTATAGAAGTTGGACTGTCAACAATGATTGTTGCGATGTTTTTTGATTTTATAACGATTACACCTCTTATTATTTTGTCACTACTATTAGTTGGAATTAATATTCCATTTCTACCCGCAAATATAGTGCTTATTGTGGTAGTTATTACTATTATTTTAATAATCGTTCTTTTAAATTTAACAAAAATAATAAATTTAGGTTTGACCTTTTACAATTGGATAGTTAAAAAGATTGGAATTGGTGAGAAAAAGTTTGTAAAGAAAATAGGAGAGAAACTAAATCTAACAAATGAAAGTATTGTGGAGATAAGAAGTCAAGGAGTGTATATATATGTTTTTTTAATAACATTAGTAATAAGAGTATTAAAATTTACAGCATACTATTTTTTATTACATAGTGTTGTTGCATTTCATGGTTATGCATATAAAGACCTTAATTTTTTAAAAGTTTTTTTAAGCACTTCAGCTGCGGAGTTCTCTGCACTACTTCCTACTCATACATTTATGGGTTTTGGAACATATGAAGTTGCATTTGCTTATCCACTAATTTTACTAAAGGTATTCAATGAAAAAGTGGCAGCATTGGCTGCTTTTAGTTTCCATACTATTTCATTAATTTATACAATAGTTTTAGGTCTTAGCTGTTTAATTATAATGATGGCACCAATCTATTTTGGAACTAAGAATAAGGATGATGTGAAAATATAATGGAAAAAATTATAAATTTTATTAGAATTCTTAAGAAAATATTTTTAACCATTGTTATAGGTTTAGCAATTTTAATATTTACTATAACAAATGTTTCTTGTCGTGGATGTATTGGGATACATATTGGTACTGAAGAAGAAACAGAAAAGCAAACAGAGGAAGAACCAACAACTACTCAAATTACAGAAGAACCTACAGAGGAATCTACTGAAGAACCTACAGAACCCACAGTAAAACCTGTTAAATATGGAGAAAAATGGATAGTTTTTACATCAGATATGAATGGGGATGAGGATTTATATAGAATCAAACTTGATGGGACAGGACTGGATTTACTCATGGCCAATGAACAGGATGATAGATATCCAGCTCCGTCATCAGATGGAAAATTAATAGCTTATTCTTTAGAAGTAAATGGACATTGGGATATATTCATTATGAATCCTGATGGAACAGATAAAAAACAGCTAACAACTCACTCTGCAGATGATGCTTATCCTTCTTGGTCATCTGATGGAAATTACATATTTTTTCAATCAAATAGAGATGGAAACTGGGAAATTTACAGAATGAATTCAGATGGAAGTAACGAAAAAAGATTAACTTTTAACGCAGCAGTTAATGATTGGCATGTAACTGCTCATCCATTTTTTGATGAAATTATATATGAATCAGGTCCTACCGGAAGAGAGGATATTTATGTTATGGATTATGAAGGTCAAAATAGTAGGAAAATTTCACAAGATAATAGAAGAAAAAGGATGCCGGTTATTTCCCCAAATGCGGATATTATAGCATTTGTTTCTTATGAAGGGGGAGGCGATGATAAGCATAGAGAAATATTTACTATGACTTACTATGGAGAAGGAATAAAAGATATTACTAAAAATGCAAATAGGGAGGATTCACACCCATGGTTTTCACCTGATGGTAAATTAATTGTTTATCATACAGAGGATGGAAGAGGAAACTACTCTATTATGATTATGAATCCCGATGGTACTAATAAAAGGGTTATTTTTACATCAAGTGATAAAAATTGGGGTCCAGCATTTCTTTATGAAATAATAGAAGACTAAAATTTTTATATATAAAAATTTTTTAAATATTTTATTAGATTGTAGTTGTAATTTTGAACTTATTTTAGGTAAAAAATTATTAAACTATTAACCTTTCTAAATTACTAATTAAAAAAATAATTAAAAGCAATCTATCTTATGCCTTTTTATCCTTGGAAATTTTAAAGGAAGCACCTAAAGCAAATCCTAACCACAAGCCCCATAAGTCATACTTATCAAAGATGTATTTAATTGAAATTG belongs to Actinomycetota bacterium and includes:
- a CDS encoding flippase-like domain-containing protein, with amino-acid sequence MIDKNKINRKRIINSLKLVVSLILLTYFIVSIIAPEWPTIIDSFKDINYFYLLIVIFITFPLILVSCLKWQILLKSKNLNISLSRLTGLYLVGYFFNNIIPIGFLGGDFIRIYETAKQTKNTPDSFAAVFMERIMGIIALIMFAIFSIFLKFQLFLKNPTVLLIIICIITALIIFIWMIFNPKILNFIKNIIKINLFKKIFTKLDEWTTAINKYKYEKRALFYSFIYSIIYNLLAILNVYFSFLTFNYKPNFLDVFIIVPIILLIVLSAPITSAGLGLFENAIVYLFSLVGVLSSISALVALLLRAKVILLGLIGGIIYFFIRSDKEKNFINKNKK
- a CDS encoding DUF5050 domain-containing protein; translated protein: MEKIINFIRILKKIFLTIVIGLAILIFTITNVSCRGCIGIHIGTEEETEKQTEEEPTTTQITEEPTEESTEEPTEPTVKPVKYGEKWIVFTSDMNGDEDLYRIKLDGTGLDLLMANEQDDRYPAPSSDGKLIAYSLEVNGHWDIFIMNPDGTDKKQLTTHSADDAYPSWSSDGNYIFFQSNRDGNWEIYRMNSDGSNEKRLTFNAAVNDWHVTAHPFFDEIIYESGPTGREDIYVMDYEGQNSRKISQDNRRKRMPVISPNADIIAFVSYEGGGDDKHREIFTMTYYGEGIKDITKNANREDSHPWFSPDGKLIVYHTEDGRGNYSIMIMNPDGTNKRVIFTSSDKNWGPAFLYEIIED
- a CDS encoding acyltransferase, translated to MNNLKKYKDLFIGNEDLFYLIKYEIITTLFDQIPSALGLFLRKTFYPTLFKRVGKGTIFGKNLILRHPHKIEIGKNVIVSDHIILDAQGKEDSKIRIDDNCFISNFSIISARNGQIGIGKNTIIGSHCRIATFQRIEIGQNVLIAAKNYIGGGNYKFERTDIPIAQQGFDLRGGVKIGDNSWIGAGSTILDGTKIGRDSIIAAGSVVTEDVPEYTIYGGTPAKLIRNRK
- a CDS encoding Coenzyme F420 hydrogenase/dehydrogenase, beta subunit C-terminal domain; translation: MSKAIDKKSIREIETIVKEGLCLRCGTCVGICPKDVIILSEYYYPYFPDYEICNDCGLCLKVCPGIEVNFPEIAKQTFGEMDYDFYANGFFTKLYVGRTINENILIKATSGGVVTQILDFLLNENIIQGAIVTISDPEKPWKAKPILAKTSKEILESAQSKYSVSPVNSLLKEIENSDEKVAYVGLPCHIHGLKKAISLKRNLKDNIYLIIGLLCSTNITEVATKDMLWASKIKENDVKKIEFRKGEWPGKTEVTLKNGSQKELHHLSHKEGAYVFLAHLYPCARCLYCIDVSSEFADISVGDPWIKDEKGNYKYSGGWSLVIERTDKGKEILSQIKSKDKLILNQIPKTEFIKSNKAVVYTKKKTNLIRIERAKKRGKIVPNYYIKIPNFTTKDILNERFYSLTFIFRKSRFFQRLIIKFLVMRLGLILIYLKRFIHKLVKNNKISYK
- a CDS encoding NAD-dependent epimerase/dehydratase family protein, whose amino-acid sequence is TKLEGEKLAFNFFKEKGFPVSVIRPCAIYGPGDMRLLKMFKAIAKKRFIMLGSGETLYHMVYVTDLAEGFRLAADKEEAIGKAFLIGGEEYVSLNKLVEMIAKEVGVSAPKIHFPVWPVELLGTIVEKVCIPLKIEPPIYKRRVLFFTKDRAFDISKAKNILGYRPKVDLKTGIKQTVKWYQDNGYL
- a CDS encoding flippase-like domain-containing protein translates to MEDIKEENKNKVNIKKEVKNKINFKKILFRFIELVLAFLILIILFKFAGVTFQDIINSFSNIYLKSLLISFSISALSVFVRAIRWKLLIGPQSPIISNLFLFTWARAFLEETVPARLGALSHIYFLNRRFRFPIEVGLSTMIVAMFFDFITITPLIILSLLLVGINIPFLPANIVLIVVVITIILIIVLLNLTKIINLGLTFYNWIVKKIGIGEKKFVKKIGEKLNLTNESIVEIRSQGVYIYVFLITLVIRVLKFTAYYFLLHSVVAFHGYAYKDLNFLKVFLSTSAAEFSALLPTHTFMGFGTYEVAFAYPLILLKVFNEKVAALAAFSFHTISLIYTIVLGLSCLIIMMAPIYFGTKNKDDVKI
- a CDS encoding polysaccharide pyruvyl transferase family protein — encoded protein: MKENSNLDKKTKSITLLGSSSGRNAGDAALLNSIMSDLKELDPDLRFEIPTINPSFITKSFSKYNAKPISMLPWHFSIKMLGFPTFLSVARTDMIIIFDAILFDRALYNPLFNFLSTLYFLIPFAKRKGKKIVYYNVGVGPITTTIGKKMLKKISEMTDLITVRDSQSIQILKSLKIPESKIFLTADAALNNTPCTKGRTKKILSLEKIRRDRPFLGFNINAYVDTWVETGREPINIESFLRDIASVLDKVIEDLNVNVIFFATQHMDIPIISRVINLIRNKERVNLITNKRYSSQEIMGLLGEIELFIGMRLHSLILASAMHTPILGLVYQDKVRNYLRELNLEEQRLEFSNFNVENLFNITKKSWYEREKIKKHLSKQIEELKKKAKETPKMVIDLLYKN